The Benincasa hispida cultivar B227 chromosome 9, ASM972705v1, whole genome shotgun sequence genome has a segment encoding these proteins:
- the LOC120086595 gene encoding trans-resveratrol di-O-methyltransferase-like, translated as MEGTNTKMGMEEEEVLKAQAHIWNHIFSFINSMALKCAIELRIPDAISRHGSPITLSQLLSSLQIHPRKSQHVRRIMRILAHSGFFLIQNKTTQQGDDDQDQEEAYSLTNASILLLQHNPLTLSPYLLFVLNHSILHPWQSLSVWFRSNGLDRSPFETAYGKKFWEYMESETRDGEAFNESMARDSKLVMSVLLGNYKSMFEGVESFVDVGGGTGTLAKAMAEAFPQMKCFVFDLPQVVAGLEGNHNLMFLQGDMFQAIPPADALLLKWILHNWNDEECVKILKKCKEAITSNKLKKGKVIIIDMVVTNNNNNNKKADYYSIQTQLFWDMVMMAAVGGMERDEQEWAQLFHKAGFASYNIFPILGLRSLIELYP; from the exons ATGGAGGGTACAAATACAAAGATGGGAATGGAAGAGGAGGAAGTTTTAAAAGCTCAAGCTCACATATGGAACCACATCTTCAGCTTCATCAATTCCATGGCTCTGAAATGCGCTATCGAACTCCGCATTCCAGACGCCATCAGCCGCCATGGCTCACCTATCACCCTCTCTCAACTCCTTTCTTCTCTCCAAATTCACCCTCGAAAGTCCCAACATGTCCGTCGTATAATGCGTATATTGGCTCACTCTGGCTTCTTCCTAATACAGAACAAAACTACCCAACAAGGAGATGATGATCAAGATCAAGAAGAAGCATACTCCCTCACCAATGCatctattcttcttcttcaacacaACCCTCTAACTTTGTCTCCCTATCTACTTTTCGTCCTCAACCACTCCATCTTACACCCATGGCAGTCTCTATCGGTTTGGTTTCGTAGTAACGGCCTCGATCGATCCCCATTTGAGACAGCTTATGGGAAGAAATTTTGGGAGTATATGGAGAGTGAAACAAGAGATGGGGAGGCTTTTAATGAAAGCATGGCAAGAGATTCGAAGTTGGTGATGAGTGTTTTGTTGGGGAACTATAAGAGTATGTTTGAGGGAGTCGAGTCGTTTGTGGATGTGGGAGGTGGTACAGGAACTTTGGCAAAAGCCATGGCTGAGGCCTTTCCACAGATgaaatgttttgtttttgaCCTTCCTCAAGTTGTGGCTGGCTTGGAAGGAAATCATAACTTGATGTTCCTTCAAGGGGATATGTTTCAAGCCATTCCTCCAGCTGATGCACTTCTATTGAAG TGGATATTACACAATTGGAACGATGAAGAATGTGTAAAGATACTGAAGAAATGTAAGGAAGCAATCACAAGCAATAAGTTGAAGAAAGGGAAAGTGATTATAATTGATATGGTGGtaaccaataataataataacaataaaaaagcGGATTATTATTCGATCCAAACTCAACTGTTTTGGGACATGGTGATGATGGCTGcagttggtggaatggaaagaGATGAACAAGAATGGGCTCAATTGTTCCATAAAGCTGGATTTGCTTCCTACAACATCTTTCCTATTTTAGGTTTAAGATCTCTTATTGAGCTTTATCCCTAA